In Panthera uncia isolate 11264 chromosome B4, Puncia_PCG_1.0, whole genome shotgun sequence, one genomic interval encodes:
- the NFYB gene encoding nuclear transcription factor Y subunit beta, which yields MDGDSATTDASQLGISADYIGGSHYVIQPHDDTEDSMNDHEDTNGSKESFREQDIYLPIANVARIMKNAIPQTGKIAKDAKECVQECVSEFISFITSEASERCHQEKRKTINGEDILFAMSTLGFDSYVEPLKLYLQKFREAMKGEKGIGGAVTTTDGLSEELTEEAFTNQLPAGLITADGQQQNVMVYTTSYQQISGVQQIQFS from the exons ATGGATGGCGACAGTGCTACAACAGACGCTTCTCAGCTGGGCATCTCTGCGGACTACATCGGGGGAAGCCACTATGTGATACAGCCCCACGATG atacGGAGGACAGCATGAATGATCATGAAGACACAAATGGTTCAAAAGAAAGTTTCAGAGAACAAGATATATATCTTCCAATTGCAAACGTAGCAAGGATAATGAAAAACGCCATACCTCAAACGGGAAAG attgcAAAAGATGCCAAAGAATGTGTTCAGGAATGTGTAAGTGAGTTCATCAGCTTTATAACATCTGAAGCAAGTGAAAGATGCCATCAGGAGAAACGGAAGACAATCAATGGAGAAGATATTCTCTTTGCCATGTCTACCTTAGGCTTCGACAGTTATGTAGAACCTCTAAAATTATACCTTCAGAAATTCAGAGAG GCtatgaaaggagagaaaggaattgGTGGAGCAGTCACAACTACAGATGGATTAAGTGAAGAACTTACAGAGGAGGCATTTA CTAACCAGTTACCAGCTGGCTTAATAACTGCAGATGGTCAACAACAGAATGTTATGGTTTATACAACATCATATCAACAG ATTTCTGGTGTTCAGCAAATTCAGTTTTCATGA